From a region of the Agrobacterium larrymoorei genome:
- a CDS encoding O-antigen polymerase: MSNLAWLILILGWLVFLIYYVSSFFRWGVLTFSSYFWIRYNVLPILVMPPFASSERNMDAVGDAIYVIRQYINEAFYLSVLGVIFIIVGMFLATFSSGRSGLFTFIEKGYSFWQTRTGVWLSIIVIFFATLGLFALGVRPFQGREFSFENTSLRPAINLYSVILPTITLSLLVYGFGHSRFFVAMGVLCSSLGLMIGTRGASVETLFAFVVCLIITYRYKNLAVFAMSCGGFIVFAIVIGILRSTADGGAAPDIFQVLTYQIFYANNFSDFRDYAWILGGFDGRFYHGMTYLAGYMALVPSFISEFRNDYRTGVITTTLAGLNPESHAGLRPTLFGEAYLNFGIPGVIIAATLFGFYFGKLQMWVHTDLPRNRLGLRRVACGYIAFLFMFNAVFTPGFYYVYVVTAWLLGGMILSWLLTKPTEGAAALPTSR; encoded by the coding sequence ATGTCCAATCTCGCTTGGCTAATTCTCATTCTCGGCTGGCTGGTCTTCCTCATCTATTACGTCAGCTCCTTCTTCCGTTGGGGCGTGTTGACCTTCTCCTCCTATTTCTGGATTCGCTACAACGTCTTGCCGATCCTTGTGATGCCACCTTTCGCATCGTCGGAGCGAAACATGGACGCGGTTGGCGATGCGATCTATGTGATCCGCCAATATATCAACGAAGCCTTCTATCTTTCCGTTTTGGGCGTCATCTTCATTATCGTTGGCATGTTTCTGGCCACATTCAGTTCCGGCAGAAGCGGGCTCTTCACCTTTATCGAAAAGGGCTATTCCTTCTGGCAGACGCGAACCGGCGTGTGGCTCTCGATCATCGTCATCTTCTTCGCCACACTCGGGCTGTTCGCGCTGGGCGTTCGCCCTTTTCAAGGACGTGAATTCTCGTTTGAAAACACGTCCCTCCGCCCAGCCATCAACCTCTATTCCGTCATCCTGCCCACCATAACGCTCAGCCTGCTGGTCTATGGTTTCGGCCATAGTCGCTTCTTCGTGGCCATGGGTGTGTTGTGCAGTTCGCTTGGCCTGATGATCGGCACGCGCGGCGCCAGTGTCGAAACGCTTTTCGCCTTCGTCGTCTGCCTCATCATCACCTACCGGTACAAAAACCTCGCCGTCTTCGCCATGTCCTGCGGTGGCTTCATCGTCTTTGCCATTGTCATCGGCATATTGCGCTCGACAGCCGATGGCGGCGCAGCACCGGATATTTTTCAGGTGCTGACCTACCAGATATTCTACGCCAACAATTTCTCGGATTTCCGCGACTATGCGTGGATACTGGGTGGCTTCGATGGCCGCTTCTACCACGGTATGACTTATCTGGCGGGCTATATGGCGCTCGTGCCATCCTTCATCAGCGAATTCCGAAACGATTACCGCACCGGCGTCATCACCACGACGCTTGCGGGCTTGAACCCGGAATCGCATGCCGGTCTGCGCCCCACCCTCTTCGGTGAAGCCTATCTCAACTTCGGCATTCCCGGCGTCATCATCGCGGCGACCCTCTTCGGCTTTTATTTCGGAAAGCTACAGATGTGGGTTCATACAGACCTGCCGCGTAACCGCCTCGGCCTTCGCCGGGTGGCCTGTGGCTATATCGCGTTTCTTTTCATGTTCAACGCCGTGTTCACGCCGGGATTCTACTATGTTTACGTCGTCACGGCGTGGCTTCTCGGCGGCATGATACTGTCCTGGCTGCTGACGAAGCCAACTGAGGGTGCAGCTGCATTACCCACCAGCAGGTAA
- a CDS encoding lipopolysaccharide biosynthesis protein yields MKGLNVIFNMGLRGSTLVLRFALSFYIVKFMGLEAAGIYGLALGVVNAAPAILGWGLNYFIARDISGRPTSVAGVYMKTRLVVTLASLSLMTVLLLIAALGFDHPIIPLYLLILVIVWLETISCDIHVPLIAQEMSSAANVLFFLRTSSWILPVVGLGLLFEPFRNIQTVLAAWSIGYVVMFVGLVYYVRQWPVSRIMKAPVQYDWIKSRMRRSWLIHISDMSNVGLVYADRYIVSLLLSLSLTGVYTFYWSLANALQTLISTAVLQVAIPLLFKAYDKGSAAEWRHVMTRQFAKTFGVAFALGIAIFIAGNTLVHFMNMPQLGEHNGIFALLLLTAVVRSCTDLMGFGLNSLRKDGHYAFVNLSSVVLSVGMSFLLISTFGFMGAGLSAFFTALVTASISGVMLWRASSNLTN; encoded by the coding sequence ATGAAAGGCCTCAACGTCATCTTCAATATGGGGCTTCGTGGTTCCACATTGGTACTGCGCTTTGCGCTGTCCTTCTACATCGTCAAGTTCATGGGGCTGGAGGCGGCAGGCATCTACGGTCTGGCGCTAGGCGTCGTGAATGCCGCGCCCGCAATTCTGGGCTGGGGGCTTAACTACTTCATCGCCCGCGATATCAGTGGCAGGCCGACAAGCGTTGCTGGCGTCTATATGAAAACACGGCTGGTGGTGACGTTGGCATCGCTATCGCTGATGACGGTGCTGTTGCTCATCGCAGCGCTCGGCTTCGATCACCCCATCATACCGCTTTATCTGCTCATTCTGGTCATCGTCTGGCTCGAAACCATTTCCTGCGACATCCATGTTCCGCTGATCGCGCAGGAAATGTCGAGTGCCGCCAATGTCCTGTTTTTCCTGCGAACCTCGTCCTGGATATTGCCTGTGGTCGGGCTCGGGCTTCTGTTTGAGCCTTTCCGTAATATTCAGACCGTGCTGGCCGCATGGAGCATCGGCTATGTGGTGATGTTTGTCGGGCTGGTCTATTACGTGCGCCAGTGGCCGGTTTCGCGCATCATGAAGGCTCCGGTCCAGTATGACTGGATCAAGAGCCGCATGCGCCGCTCCTGGCTCATCCATATCAGCGATATGAGCAATGTGGGGCTGGTTTATGCGGACCGTTATATCGTGTCCCTGCTTCTCAGCCTGTCCTTGACTGGTGTGTATACCTTCTATTGGTCGCTGGCCAACGCGCTTCAGACCCTGATTTCGACTGCGGTGCTGCAGGTCGCCATTCCCTTGCTGTTCAAGGCTTACGACAAGGGTTCTGCTGCCGAGTGGCGCCATGTCATGACGCGGCAGTTTGCCAAGACTTTTGGTGTTGCCTTCGCGCTTGGCATTGCCATTTTCATTGCCGGTAACACGCTCGTTCATTTCATGAACATGCCCCAGCTTGGCGAGCATAATGGCATTTTCGCTCTTCTTCTGCTTACGGCGGTCGTGCGCTCCTGTACCGATCTCATGGGTTTCGGCCTCAACAGCCTGCGCAAGGATGGGCATTACGCCTTCGTCAATCTGTCGAGCGTCGTTCTTTCGGTGGGCATGAGTTTTCTGCTGATCAGCACCTTTGGTTTCATGGGTGCGGGTCTTTCTGCATTTTTTACCGCCCTTGTCACCGCCTCCATTTCAGGCGTCATGCTGTGGCGGGCTTCCAGTAATTTAACAAATTAG
- a CDS encoding ThuA domain-containing protein, producing MTINTVVWGENIHEHINETVRSIYPTGMHNTIADALNRDADITATTATLQEEEHGLPQARLDQTDVLVWWGHKDHGAVQDEIVERVAKRVWEGMGLIVLHSGHFSKPFKRLMGTPCALKWREAGERERVWTINPRHPIAAGLPEHFELENEEMYGEQFSVPEPLETVFISWFQGGEVFRSGLTWRRGAGNIFYFRPGHETYPTYHDANIQKVISNSVKWAYNPAGALKTIHDAPNVPVDQAPEPIEERGPKLHKAGEAGYR from the coding sequence ATGACAATTAATACCGTCGTGTGGGGCGAGAATATTCATGAGCATATCAATGAGACTGTTCGCTCCATTTATCCGACTGGAATGCACAACACCATTGCCGATGCGCTGAACAGGGACGCGGACATAACGGCGACAACAGCGACGCTTCAGGAAGAGGAGCATGGCTTGCCGCAGGCACGGCTCGATCAGACGGACGTGCTCGTCTGGTGGGGGCATAAGGATCACGGCGCGGTTCAGGATGAGATTGTTGAGCGCGTGGCGAAACGTGTCTGGGAAGGCATGGGCCTGATCGTGCTCCACTCCGGCCATTTCTCCAAGCCGTTCAAGCGCCTGATGGGCACACCCTGCGCGCTGAAATGGCGTGAGGCGGGAGAGCGCGAACGCGTTTGGACCATCAATCCACGCCACCCCATTGCAGCCGGTCTGCCGGAGCATTTCGAGCTTGAGAACGAGGAAATGTATGGCGAACAGTTTTCGGTGCCGGAACCATTGGAAACGGTCTTCATCTCCTGGTTTCAGGGCGGCGAGGTGTTCCGCTCCGGTCTCACCTGGCGGCGCGGTGCGGGCAACATCTTCTATTTCCGCCCGGGCCACGAAACCTATCCCACCTACCACGATGCCAATATCCAGAAGGTCATCAGCAACTCGGTGAAGTGGGCGTATAATCCGGCTGGCGCGCTGAAGACCATTCATGATGCGCCGAACGTTCCCGTCGATCAGGCGCCCGAGCCAATCGAAGAACGTGGCCCCAAATTGCATAAGGCTGGCGAAGCAGGTTACAGGTAA
- a CDS encoding GumC family protein: MAMNQGVVAEAPYREPVHGPENLFRLLGLLWRNLLKIIAAGVLLALIAFGVSLLMPNYYTSTAQVLLDPEGSRVLESDLPGQPRAVDAHVLNQQYIMTSNDVLARVVESEKLYDDPAFGAADPGYPDRASRIQLAVFNLNKVTSVAVVGKSFVINITVRSKDPERAAQLANVIANTYIQVRSEMNADVLRRTGGGLSAQLDQLRKAVEDGDRAVQAYRAEHNLADIAGRPDSEQQIADANAEITRLSGTIAENEALVAELTRARTDRQYLRSIPDTSLTPAIISLRARYQQSQEEQSVLATSLGAQHPSLQAARARTQSLANILDEQLRNFATATSRNLDRLKNQLKLLTDNADALKRNLNGEESTMVQLRELQRKLDSDRAVYESFLLRTRQLSEQQGTSSENPRIISAAEAPLRKAGPPRGLITIGAGLFGMILAAGIIILRDQFGTPTGANVVPVAPVRDDIPPATPVDVAAAAPIAPVAAQVALARNSSSLMVRNEDSDALLAPAGDDYAGLARLLSASLPLAQNHSVLVVAAGPKNRAPYAAFNLAHAAARLGRRVLLADGAVADPVLTQLLLPVEKRGADGQGHVADFESTQLLKFLPAGHNDLLELLESGKAEPYDLVIIDGAVAGKNPVSSSLRKMIDDVVLVQHEEDSGSIVLALIALEESGLEQTRVVRQSRAGLQY, from the coding sequence ATGGCGATGAATCAGGGAGTGGTGGCCGAAGCGCCTTATCGCGAACCCGTGCACGGGCCGGAAAACCTGTTCCGGCTGTTGGGGCTGCTTTGGCGCAATCTCTTGAAGATCATCGCTGCCGGTGTCCTTCTGGCGCTCATCGCTTTTGGCGTCTCGCTGCTGATGCCGAACTATTATACCTCGACCGCTCAGGTACTGCTTGATCCAGAAGGATCGCGGGTGCTGGAAAGCGATCTGCCCGGTCAGCCCCGCGCGGTGGATGCGCACGTGCTGAACCAGCAATATATCATGACGTCGAACGACGTGCTTGCGCGAGTGGTGGAAAGCGAAAAACTCTATGACGATCCGGCTTTCGGCGCTGCCGATCCGGGCTACCCGGACAGGGCAAGCCGCATTCAGCTGGCCGTCTTCAATCTGAACAAGGTTACGAGCGTCGCCGTCGTCGGCAAAAGCTTCGTCATCAATATAACGGTGCGCTCCAAGGACCCGGAACGTGCAGCCCAACTCGCCAATGTCATCGCCAACACCTATATTCAGGTGCGTTCGGAGATGAATGCGGACGTGCTTCGCCGCACCGGCGGTGGCCTTTCGGCGCAGCTGGATCAGTTGCGCAAAGCGGTTGAAGATGGCGACCGCGCCGTGCAGGCCTACAGGGCAGAGCACAATCTGGCAGACATTGCGGGACGGCCCGATAGTGAGCAGCAGATCGCCGATGCAAATGCTGAAATCACGCGGCTTTCCGGCACCATTGCCGAGAATGAGGCGTTGGTTGCGGAGCTGACGCGCGCCCGCACGGACCGGCAATATCTGCGCTCCATTCCAGATACCTCGCTGACGCCTGCCATCATATCGCTGCGCGCGCGCTATCAGCAGAGCCAGGAAGAGCAATCCGTGCTGGCAACCTCGCTTGGCGCGCAGCACCCTTCCTTGCAGGCGGCCAGAGCCCGCACGCAATCGCTTGCCAATATTCTCGATGAGCAGCTGCGAAACTTCGCCACCGCGACGTCTCGCAACCTTGACCGGCTGAAGAACCAGTTAAAGCTGCTCACGGACAATGCGGATGCCTTGAAGCGCAATCTCAACGGCGAAGAAAGTACCATGGTACAGCTGCGCGAGCTTCAGCGAAAGCTGGACAGCGACCGTGCCGTTTATGAATCATTCCTCTTGCGCACGCGCCAGCTTTCGGAGCAGCAGGGCACGTCCAGCGAAAATCCAAGGATCATCTCCGCTGCCGAAGCCCCCCTTAGAAAAGCTGGCCCGCCAAGAGGCCTGATCACCATCGGCGCTGGCCTCTTCGGGATGATCCTCGCAGCAGGTATCATCATTCTCAGGGACCAGTTTGGAACACCGACGGGTGCTAACGTCGTGCCAGTAGCGCCTGTCAGAGACGACATCCCGCCTGCAACGCCGGTCGATGTCGCCGCTGCCGCGCCGATTGCGCCCGTTGCTGCGCAGGTGGCGCTCGCCCGAAATTCATCGAGCCTTATGGTTCGGAATGAGGATAGCGACGCACTGCTTGCCCCGGCGGGTGATGACTATGCCGGGCTGGCGAGGCTATTGAGCGCCTCCCTGCCATTGGCGCAGAACCACAGCGTACTCGTTGTTGCAGCGGGACCGAAAAACCGGGCACCTTATGCAGCCTTTAATCTGGCACATGCCGCGGCGCGTTTAGGCAGGCGGGTATTGCTGGCGGATGGGGCGGTTGCCGATCCGGTCCTCACGCAACTGCTTCTTCCCGTGGAAAAGCGTGGCGCAGACGGGCAGGGACACGTCGCGGATTTCGAAAGCACGCAGCTTTTGAAGTTTCTACCGGCTGGACATAACGACCTGCTGGAGCTTCTGGAAAGCGGCAAGGCCGAGCCTTATGATCTGGTCATCATCGATGGTGCGGTGGCGGGCAAAAATCCTGTTTCTTCCTCTTTGAGGAAAATGATTGACGACGTCGTGCTTGTTCAACATGAAGAAGATAGTGGTAGCATCGTTCTTGCGCTTATAGCTCTGGAGGAAAGCGGCCTCGAGCAGACACGGGTGGTCCGTCAAAGCCGCGCCGGTCTTCAATATTGA
- a CDS encoding ATP-grasp fold amidoligase family protein, whose translation MAVGQPQSTFTGKLLKKLYHATINSLPIKQASQLQYYRYHKLWPNIDHPKTLNEHLVARKIAWREPADDPRLITLSDKIAVKAHVAAVLGEAWVTPTLWRGKDLNDCPPLPFPYVIKVNHGSDRNIFVYGPEDLVGAKEKCDVWLQGRTAWRLAEEWYNHIEPEIFIEPFIGDNGEAPVDYKLFCFEDDIPCIQIDTARFSDHRRCFYDEHWKKLPFGHYYPMEENDLPRPPHLDEILTAARTLAQGFEFVRIDFYDKPSGPVFGEMTFSPTSGFGAFRPPSTDAWLGQFWRDTPKGKFRSAGNP comes from the coding sequence ATGGCAGTAGGGCAGCCGCAGAGCACTTTCACGGGCAAGCTTCTGAAGAAGCTCTACCACGCGACCATAAACAGCCTGCCGATAAAGCAGGCTTCGCAACTGCAATATTATCGCTATCACAAGCTCTGGCCAAATATCGACCATCCCAAAACACTGAACGAACATCTGGTTGCGCGCAAGATTGCGTGGCGGGAGCCTGCGGACGATCCACGCCTCATCACGCTAAGCGACAAGATCGCGGTAAAAGCGCATGTCGCGGCAGTTCTTGGTGAAGCCTGGGTCACGCCGACGCTTTGGCGAGGCAAAGATCTGAACGATTGCCCGCCACTGCCGTTCCCCTATGTCATCAAGGTCAATCACGGTTCGGACAGAAACATCTTCGTTTACGGGCCGGAGGATCTGGTGGGCGCGAAGGAGAAATGCGACGTCTGGCTTCAAGGCCGCACCGCCTGGCGATTGGCCGAGGAGTGGTATAACCATATCGAGCCCGAAATCTTTATCGAGCCATTTATAGGCGATAATGGCGAAGCGCCTGTCGACTACAAGCTCTTCTGCTTCGAGGACGATATTCCCTGCATCCAGATCGATACGGCGCGGTTCTCCGATCATCGGCGCTGCTTTTATGACGAGCACTGGAAGAAGCTTCCCTTCGGACATTACTATCCGATGGAAGAAAACGACCTGCCGCGCCCGCCGCATCTGGATGAGATTCTGACAGCGGCGCGGACGCTGGCGCAAGGCTTCGAATTCGTTCGGATCGATTTTTACGACAAGCCGTCCGGGCCAGTATTCGGGGAAATGACCTTTTCCCCCACATCCGGTTTCGGCGCATTCCGTCCACCGTCAACCGATGCCTGGCTGGGCCAGTTCTGGCGGGATACGCCTAAAGGGAAATTCCGCAGCGCTGGAAATCCGTGA
- a CDS encoding glycosyltransferase, protein MKICIVSQTFAPQEEGGAEISARVGAIQLGKNHDVTVLALGKEGDPLVPPGETQLAGGIRVVRLAWNNSYLPGSRKPSANIIHRAQWHLRTALGAVCVEGLKAFLKREQFDLIYAQNSAYMQPALFQAAENVGTPVCLHLRDYALLCPKTSMFRRGDNCEKQCFDCSLLSKRMKTSGEGMTVIAVSHSLKKRFLQNGVLDKADWHVMHNRNTAQKCFDKSLLGRSKPATDTFTFGYLGNLTKEKGIRDLIDAFQALPNNRSARLIVAGRGRSSEEAYLRQVATQHNIDFRGFVAPQEVYRVADAVILPSLWHEPQSRILIEAPLHGIPIIGSARGGTPEIVEDQETGWCYDPAKPGTLARLMGMALEIGQKEWWRRRDELFPGIANFQGTAEQSGYYKNLERILVAAAHGEVRIKEYA, encoded by the coding sequence GTGAAAATCTGCATCGTTTCGCAGACCTTTGCTCCCCAGGAAGAGGGGGGCGCGGAAATATCCGCTCGCGTCGGGGCGATTCAGCTTGGCAAAAACCATGACGTGACGGTGCTTGCCTTAGGAAAAGAGGGCGATCCACTGGTTCCGCCCGGCGAAACCCAGCTTGCTGGCGGCATCCGCGTCGTTCGCCTTGCTTGGAACAACAGCTATCTGCCGGGTTCCCGTAAACCGTCTGCCAATATAATCCATCGCGCGCAGTGGCATTTGCGAACTGCACTCGGTGCTGTTTGCGTCGAAGGCCTCAAAGCTTTCCTCAAGCGCGAGCAGTTCGATCTCATCTACGCGCAGAACTCCGCCTACATGCAACCCGCCCTGTTTCAGGCAGCAGAAAATGTGGGGACGCCGGTTTGTCTGCACCTGCGCGACTATGCCCTGCTCTGTCCCAAGACCAGCATGTTTCGCCGCGGCGACAATTGCGAAAAGCAGTGTTTCGATTGCAGCCTGCTCAGCAAACGCATGAAGACCAGCGGCGAAGGCATGACCGTAATCGCCGTCAGCCATTCGTTGAAAAAGCGGTTTCTTCAAAACGGGGTGCTGGACAAGGCCGATTGGCACGTCATGCACAACCGCAATACCGCGCAGAAATGTTTCGACAAAAGCCTGCTCGGTCGCTCCAAACCCGCGACGGATACATTTACTTTCGGCTATCTCGGCAACCTGACCAAAGAAAAGGGCATCCGCGATCTCATCGACGCCTTTCAGGCACTGCCCAATAATCGCTCTGCCCGCCTCATAGTCGCGGGGCGCGGACGATCATCCGAGGAGGCGTATCTGCGGCAGGTCGCGACACAGCACAATATCGATTTTCGCGGCTTCGTTGCGCCACAGGAAGTCTATCGGGTGGCGGATGCCGTGATCCTTCCTTCGCTGTGGCACGAGCCGCAAAGCCGTATCCTCATCGAGGCACCTCTGCACGGCATCCCGATCATCGGCAGCGCGCGCGGCGGCACGCCGGAAATCGTGGAAGATCAGGAGACGGGCTGGTGCTACGATCCAGCCAAACCCGGCACTTTGGCAAGGTTGATGGGCATGGCGCTGGAAATCGGCCAAAAGGAGTGGTGGCGCAGGCGCGACGAACTCTTCCCCGGCATTGCCAATTTTCAAGGGACTGCTGAACAATCCGGTTATTACAAAAACCTTGAGCGGATACTGGTGGCGGCGGCCCATGGAGAAGTACGCATCAAGGAATATGCCTGA
- a CDS encoding Gfo/Idh/MocA family protein — MKLLILGTGGMANNHATYFSQISGVELVAAVDVDEVIVRAFCVRHNIPLSFTSLDDAIAWGEFDAVANVTPDSIHHPTSLKLLAAGKHVFCEKPLAETYAKAAEMADAAEKAGLIGMVNLTYRNVAPLQAARQMVKEGRIGKLRHLEASYLQSWLVSKAWGDWMTESKWLWRLSTKHGSNGVLGDVGIHILDFASYGAGSDVERIFTRLKTFDKYEGNRIDVYDLDANDSFTMTAELENGAMGVIHATRWATGHLNELRLRLHGDKGALEVVHTPDYSTLRGCLGEDVEKAIWRDIEPDPVPTNYEKFAKAVMEGGVADPDFRHAANLQKVIDLSIITDRERREIAV; from the coding sequence ATGAAGCTTCTTATTCTTGGAACCGGTGGCATGGCGAACAACCACGCCACCTATTTCTCGCAAATTTCCGGTGTCGAACTCGTTGCTGCGGTGGATGTGGATGAGGTTATCGTCCGCGCCTTCTGTGTACGCCACAACATTCCTTTAAGCTTTACCTCACTGGATGATGCCATTGCTTGGGGAGAGTTCGATGCAGTCGCCAACGTCACGCCTGATTCCATCCACCACCCGACCAGCCTGAAGCTACTGGCTGCTGGCAAGCATGTGTTTTGCGAAAAACCGCTGGCGGAAACCTACGCCAAGGCCGCGGAAATGGCGGATGCTGCCGAGAAGGCCGGTCTCATCGGCATGGTCAACCTGACCTATCGCAATGTCGCGCCGCTTCAGGCAGCACGGCAGATGGTGAAGGAAGGCCGGATCGGCAAACTGCGACACCTCGAAGCGTCCTATCTCCAGAGTTGGCTCGTATCCAAGGCATGGGGTGACTGGATGACGGAAAGCAAATGGCTATGGCGTCTCTCCACCAAGCACGGCTCCAACGGCGTGCTGGGGGATGTCGGCATCCACATTCTCGACTTCGCGTCCTATGGCGCGGGCAGTGATGTGGAGCGCATCTTCACCCGCCTGAAAACCTTCGACAAATATGAAGGCAACAGGATCGATGTCTATGATCTCGATGCCAATGACAGCTTCACCATGACGGCTGAACTCGAAAACGGCGCCATGGGTGTCATCCACGCCACCCGCTGGGCAACGGGCCATCTGAACGAACTGCGCCTCCGTCTCCACGGTGACAAGGGTGCGCTGGAAGTCGTGCACACGCCCGATTACTCCACACTGCGCGGATGCCTCGGTGAGGATGTGGAGAAGGCGATCTGGAGAGACATCGAGCCAGATCCGGTGCCGACGAACTATGAGAAGTTCGCAAAAGCGGTGATGGAAGGCGGCGTTGCCGATCCCGATTTCCGCCACGCGGCCAACCTGCAAAAGGTAATCGACCTGTCCATCATTACGGACCGCGAACGCCGTGAGATTGCGGTCTAG